The sequence aaagtgtgtcCCACGCGTGCACATGaccaacgcgcacgcgtcatattgAATGCTACAACCTtcggtacaaaaaccagagagttgcgttGGAACCATGCGGGTGGGATGCTAGGCACACAATCCAACCCACGCGTGCGTCttgctgatgcgtacgcgtcattttcattTCTGGCCTTCCACGCGCGGGcgtgagcgacgcgcacgcatcgtaCCTAAATGCTACCCCAGTGCAAATTCCAAAGAATTGCGCGACAAGTGTGCCAaaagtgtgcgtttagcacaatttcgcCCCATGCGTACACGTCGCCTTCCTTTCTCTCccttcacgcgttcgcgtcgatgacgcgtacgcgttgatgccTGTTTTGTCTCATCCACACTCACGCGTGAGTGACGCCTGCGCGTAGATTTAAATGAGATAACCACTGACGCGAGGAACCCTAGCCTCATTCGCGTGCCTTTTCAATCTCTTATTCCTCTAACGTCTCTTTGCCCTTCTCCAAAACCTCCATAACCACCACTATCAACCTCCATCAACCACCACCTCCTGCACCAGTCCGACGACCCCGAATCGCCGCCAACCacctctctcttcccttttctcttctcttctttcttcttctctctatcTGCCTTCTCGGCCGTTTCACCTTCTCCGCCTCTACCAAGCACCACCGTGGCCACACCCTCACCGTCGGCGTCTTCTCTGACCACCACTACTACTCTTCCGTCTCCACTTCTCACCACTACAACTGCATTTTGCTCAGCTCCCCTGATTCGGAGAACCTGCTCCCTGAGCTCAGTGCCTCGGTTCTGCTGTCATCACTGCCATCAGTAACTGCCGTCTCTGGGTCGGCACTGCTCTTCTCTCCCTTTCAGTTTCCATTTCTGCTTTTGAAACCCTTCCAGATTTTCCCTATTTTTCCTTTCTGCATTCTATTTATATTCTGTTTAAGTAGTATAGTTCGCTTTGTTTAATTTATGTTTAATTAGattagttagaaatgcatgtttagttgattctaggtggttaggtagttttaggattttggttagtggatttaggtctgatttTTGCTACTGATGCTGTCTGGAATGGCTGATTTTTATTTGCTTTGttgagtgatgataatgttgATATTCTGTGATATTTTACATGTTGCTGTTGTTGCTAATTTTGGGTGCTATTGCTGTTTGATGCTGTTCTGCTTAATAATGCCAACTCATACGAGTTTATTGTGTTTAGCTCTCGTTTAAATCCATCCTAAGTTCATATGGATTGAAATTGCTACTCATGTTTGAATATGCACCTTAGTTCATATGAAATTATGGTTGTTGATTTTTTCTAAATTGTTTTGAATTCATATGGGCTGAGTTTTGCTGCTTGTTTATATCAGGGACGTCCAATTTACTGctgagatgctgccaaaattttcaaaaatttttatgctATTAAGTTGCAAATTGTGAATTGAATTTGGTGCTGTTTTACCTTGGTACATTTTATTATAGCCAAGTTCAACTCATGATTCATTCGGTCAACATTTTTGCATTTCTTTTGGTTCCCTTTCATATGCATTTGCGATTGACAGAAACAAGGAACTATTTGACGAATTTCTGTGTCAAATAGGGCCTTGGTTAACCAAGTCAATGCGAACATTCTTTGTGTTTTCAATATTTCAAGTTTAAGTCATAGCCTTTTCGTCTTCTTAGTTCAAGTGCAATTTCCATTTCCCTTAACCAATGAAGCTGTTTTTGTAACTTTGCCATTTGACTTGaacttattttcttttaattgaggttCTTTATATTTGTAAAAATTGGTGGTTTTCACTGGTGTATACCTTTTCAAATGAAAATTGATTTCAACCCTCTTTTGGTTACACCAAGTGCATATTTCAATTCCATCACACCAATTTTTACAAATTTAGTCATCAAATGCATCGATGATGATTTCAATCCTCTTTGTGCTTCTTGCATTACATATTTCCTCATCAATGACTTGCATTGTATGCATGGATGTGAGCTTGCTTGTTCTTAAATTTTGTGAACTTATTTTGGTTAAGAACTACTTATCTCTCCTTCTCTTTTTTGACTTGTCCGTTCTATTGGCTAGGAATCGATCTAGTCTACCTTCTCGggccagtttttctatgacattcttcaggtcGTAGCACTCATTAGTTGGGTGTCCGTAGATCCTGTGGTATTTGCAGTATTCGGTCCGACTTCCTCCCCTTTTGTGTTTAATGGGCGAGGAGGTGGGATTTTTTttgtgttgcatatttctcgatagacatccacaagggatatccgaagaggggtgtagttaTGGTATTTCCTGGGCTTCTCTACGGattggtcttcttttttcctaGACTCTTTATCTTTATCCTGAGGTAGGTAGGAGAATCTAGCTttggaggtttctcctaatcgggagttctcctccatattgaggTACTTTTCGGcccgttcttgtacctcgttcagatATGTTGGATGCTTCTTAGATATAGAGTGGCTAAAGGATCCTTCTCATAGGCCGTTGATGAGCCCCATGATGGCTGCCTCTGTAGGGATACTTTGTATGTCAAGGCACGCtctattgaatctttccatgtagctgcggaggctTTTCTGGTCTCCTTGTTTAATCCCTAGCAGGCTTGgagcgtgtttggctttgtccttctgaatgGAGAACCTGGCGAGAAACTTTTTGGCGAGGTCGTCGAAGCTTGTGATCGATCTTGGTAGCAggttgtcgaaccactttatcgtTGTCTTGGTTAGAGTAGTCAGAAAGGCTTTGCAATGGATCGCATCTGAGGCATCCGTGAGGTACATCCGACTCCtaaagttgctgagatgatggctggggtcAAACATACCATCGTACGaggtcatgtcaggagctttgaagtcctttgggactttagctttcatgatttcctttgtgaatgggtcttggtccttgtgaGGGCTATCTTCGCGGTTGGATCGAGTGGTTTTAGTTTTGAGATCAGCTTCGAGCTTTAGGAGTTTTTCTTCTAGCTCTCGTCGTCGTCTTGTTTCTCTTCGGAAGTCTCGCTCAGCTTCTCGTTGTcgttcagcttcttgttcgagctgtttgaggcgatcctATTGTTCACGGATGGCATCTAGTAGAATTAGAgttgagttatacctgggtgctccaatgtatttatagtagtgcttGATGACCTTCCtctgagataagtttgttatcttattttatcttttgtgAGTGAGATCCTTATCTTTTTGGTCGGCCGCCTTCTAGCAGGCGGTGACTCTTTGTTTTGGGCCTCTTTGGGCCTTGTCGTGATTTGTCTGAACTCTTTGTGAGAGTTTGCTACGAGGGGCCGATCTTCGAAGAGGTCGGTCCTTTGTCTTCGCCCAACCTGGGCCTTACAGTtcggtccagggtatgaacagaggCTATATAAACATTGAGATTCAATATACTTTAATATTATTCAATAGCAAAAGTTCCATTCAATTTTGTTCAATTCTCTTGCTGCTCATATTCAAAAACTCTGCATTACTGAAATTCGTCGGTTAAGAATTCCTTCTCGGTAAAGGAGAAATAACCTCGTTGCAAgaatagttctcaaccaacaagtGATACTCGATCAAAGTTTACAATTTCTAATCTAAACCGAGAGTCTTTCagcctcgggtcgttctccctaggaatgcaaatgaaatgttacgcTTTCGGTTGTTAAAGATGACAAAAGGGATTTtgtaatcaaagaacaaaagattaaaagaactaagaaataaaagaactaaggaatgaccaaaattggaattaatgcaagtaaaaggaaacaagatcaaaactagtgaaaatgctaagaATGCAATAAAAGGGgctttgacttgggaatgaggatccaaggaatcctatcattgccataaccacaactatgataattatgatgatcaatctcgcctagtcaaccccaaccatcgaggagtaagtggtgcacgaattgtgaatcacacttttcacaactcgtaccactaaccagcaagtgcactgggtcgtccaagtaataccttacgtgagtaagggtcgaatcccacggagattgttggtttgaagcaatctatggttatcttgcaattcttagtcaggaagtcaatttttatttatcagttgaattgcgaataaacaagagagtatgggttaaaggttacttgttatgcagtaatggagaatatgttggagttttggagatgctttgacttctgaatctctgctttcatctgtcttctgattcacgcacgcacgtccttctatggcaagctgtatgtaggtggatcaccgttgtcaatggctaccatccatcattccagtgaaaagggtccaggtgcgctgtcaccgcacggctaatcatctgcaggttctcagttgtaccggaataggatttactatccttttgtgtctgtcactacgcccagcactcgcgagtttgaagttcgtcacagtcatccaatcccagaatcctactcggaataccatagacaagttttagactttccggattctcatgaatgccgccatcaatctagcttataccacggagagtctgattaaggaatct is a genomic window of Arachis ipaensis cultivar K30076 chromosome B06, Araip1.1, whole genome shotgun sequence containing:
- the LOC107646662 gene encoding uncharacterized protein LOC107646662 gives rise to the protein MTSYDGMFDPSHHLSNFRSRMYLTDASDAIHCKAFLTTLTKTTIKWFDNLLPRSITSFDDLAKKFLARFSIQKDKAKHAPSLLGIKQGDQKSLRSYMERFNRACLDIQSIPTEAAIMGLINGL